In the Ferribacterium limneticum genome, TGACCGACAAACTCGGTGCCCAAGGTACGGTCTGTGCTGGCGGCCGTTACGATGGTTTGGTCGAGCAACTCGGTGGCAAACCAACGCCGGCCTGCGGTTTTGCCATGGGTGTCGAGCGACTGATCGCGTTGATCAAGGAATCGGGCGGCGAGCCGGCCGCACCGGCGCCGGATGTCTATATCGTGCATCAGGGCGAAGAGGCTTCACGCCTGGCCTTCCGGGTCGCCGAAGGCTTGCGTGATCAAGGCATCAATGTGCTTCAGCACTGTGGCGGCGGCAGCTTCAAGTCGCAAATGAAAAAGGCTGACGGTAGCGGAGCAACCTTTGCCGTCATTATTGGCGACGACGAGGCGGCAACCGGAGAGGCTCAACTGAAGCCGCTGCGGGCAGAAGGCTCGGCGCAATTGAAACTGAAAGTCGATGATCTGGCCGAGGCCATCATCGGTCAACTGATTGATTTGGACGAAGAGGAATAAGCAGCATGGCGCATTACGACCTCGAAGAGCAGGAACAGATAGACACCCTGAAGACCTGGTGGAAAATGTACGGCAACCTCGTGACGAGCGTGCTCGTCGCGGCGTCGCTGGCAGTGATCGGGTGGCAGGGCTGGAACTGGTATCAAGGCGGTCAGGCCGCCAAGGCGTCGGCGATCTATGGCGTGCTCGAACAGGCGGCAGCAGTTGGTGATGCCCAGAAAGTCAAGGCTGCCGCAGGCGAGCTGGCTGAGAAGTTCGGTAGCACCAACTATGCATCACTCGGCGCGATGCTTGCTGCCAAGCAATCTTTTGACGCGGGTGATCTGAAGACGGCCAAGACCCAGCTGACCTGGGTGGCAGAAAACGGCAAGGATGAGGTCAAGGACCTGGCTCGCCTCCGCTTGGCCGCCGTGCAGCTCGACGAAAAAGCCTACGATGAAGCCATCAAGCAACTTGATGCGGCGCATGCGCCGGCCTTTGACGCACGCTTCCAGGAATTGAAGGGTGATGTGTTAGCTGCACAGGGCAAGAAGGCTGAAGCAAAGGCTGCCTACAAGTCAGCGCTGGACAAGATGGCCGGCAAGCAGGGCGCAGGTCGCGAATTGCTGCAGCAGAAGCTTGACGGCTTGGGTGAGGCAGCCTGATGTCACGTCAGCTGATTGCCTTGTTTGCCGCCGCGGGATTGCTTCTGAGCGGTTGCGCCACGATCTCCGATGGACTGGATGCGATCAATCCGTTCGCCAGTTCCGGGCCGAAAATGGCCCCTCTGCCACCGCTCAATACCACTGCTGAAGTTCGCACTGTGTGGTCGACCAGCGTCAGCAAGGCAGGAAACTACACTTTTACGCCGGCGGTTGTTGGAAACGTGGTTTACGTTGCTGCGGCGAATGGCACGGTCAGCCGAATTGAAGATGGCAAGGCTGTCTGGAAAATTGACGCAGGCCAGCCTTTGTCGGCTGGTGTCGGTGCCAATGGTCGCCTGGTGGTGGTCGCTACACCCAAGGGTGAAGTGCTGGCGTTCTCGGCAGAGGACGGCAAAGCCTTGTGGAAAGCTCGGGTGTCGAGTGAAGTTCTTGCTGCACCAGCGATTGGTGATGATGGCGTTGCCGTGAAGAGTGGCGACAATCAGGTATTTTTGCTCGATGCTGGCGATGGTGGGCGGAAATGGGCCTATCAGCGTGCGACGCCGCCCTTGTCGGTGCGTAGTGCCGGATCGCCTGTCTTTGCTGATCGCTATTTGTTCGTCGGTTACCCTGGGGGCAAGCTGGTTGCGCTGGCCCTGCAGAACGGTGCCCCTGTCTGGGAGGGTGCGGTTGCTTTGCCGAAGGGCGCGACCGAACTTGATCGGGTTGCCGATATTGTTGCCTCGCCGGTGATTGATGGTCGGCAGATTTGTGCCGTCGCCTTTCAGGGGCGGGTTGCCTGCTTCGATATGGGGCAAGGTGGGGCCATGGTCTGGTCACGCGACATCTCTTCGGTATCCGGCCTCGCCATGGATGGCCGCTACGTGTTCGTCACCGATGACAAGGGTGTCGTTTATGCCCTGGATCGCTTGTCTGGCAGCAGCCTGTGGAAGCAGGACAAGCTGAAAAATCGTCGCCTTTCCGCACCTGTCGTTCGGCGCGGTTTGGTCGTCGTGGCAGATGCAGAAGGCATCTTGCATTTTCTTTCTCGTGAAGACGGTAGCTTTGCCGCACGCCTGAAAACCGATGGCACGCCGGTTCGCGCGCCTCTTCAATTGCTCGGTTCCTCGGTTCTGGTTCAAACCTCCGGTGGTAGCGTGAGCGCAATCGAGGCTCAATGAAACCTACGCTCGTTCTGGTTGGCCGGCCCAATGTCGGCAAATCTACCCTTTTCAACCGCATGACCAAGTCGCGCGACGCCATCGTCGCCGACATGCCGGGCCTGACCCGTGATCGTCACTATGGTCATGGCAAACTGGGCAAGAAACCTTATCTGGTCGTCGATACCGGCGGTTTCGAACCGCTGGTCAAGGAAGGCATCCTGCATGAAATGGCCCGCCAGACCGAGCAGGCGATTGCCGAGGCCGACGCCATCATCTTCGTGGTGGATGGTCGTAGCGGCCTGACGCCCCACGACAAGGAAATCGCCAACAAGCTGCGGCGCATCGACCGGCCGGTATTTGTCGCGGTCAACAAGGCTGAGGGCATGAACTCCGGGATGGTCGAAGCCGAGTTCCACGAACTCGGCTTGGGTGAGCCCAATGCCATTTCTGCGGCCCATGGCGAAGGTGTCCGCGGTCTAGTAGAAATGGCACTGGAGGATTTCCCGGAGCCAGAAGAAGATGAATGGCACTCCGACTCTGTTCGCGTCGCCATTGTTGGTCGCCCCAATGTCGGCAAGTCCACGCTGATCAACACGCTGCTCGGTGAAGAGCGGGTTATCGCCTTCGATGCACCGGGTACGACGCGTGATTCGATCGAAATCGACTTCGAGCGTGGTGGTCGCAAATATGTTTTGGTCGATACGGCCGGCATGCGCAAGCGCGGCAAGGTTTTCGAGTCGATCGAAAAATTCTCGGTGGTAAAGACCTTGCAGTCCATCGAGGATGCTAATGTGGTCATCCTGATGGTCGATGCCCAGGCCGATGTCTCTGACCAGGATGCACATATTGCCGATTTCATCGTGCAAAGTGGCCGTGCGCTGGTGGTTGCCGTCAACAAGTGGGATGGCCTTGATGCCTATACCCGCGAGCAGACGCGACAGATATTGCAGCGCAAGCTGAAATTCCTGGAGTTTGCCAAATTCCATTTCATTTCAGCACGCGACAACATTGGTCTTGGCAACATGTTCCGCTCGGTCGATTCCGCCTATGCGGCAGCGATGGCAAAGATGACTACGCCACGCCTGACCCGGGTGCTGATTGATGCGGTAGCCAAGCAGGCGCCAGCCAAGCATGGCCTTTTCCGCCCGAAGCCGCGTTATGCCCACCAAGGTGGCTCAAACCCGCCGATCATCGTGATTCACGGTAACGCGGTTG is a window encoding:
- the der gene encoding ribosome biogenesis GTPase Der, yielding MKPTLVLVGRPNVGKSTLFNRMTKSRDAIVADMPGLTRDRHYGHGKLGKKPYLVVDTGGFEPLVKEGILHEMARQTEQAIAEADAIIFVVDGRSGLTPHDKEIANKLRRIDRPVFVAVNKAEGMNSGMVEAEFHELGLGEPNAISAAHGEGVRGLVEMALEDFPEPEEDEWHSDSVRVAIVGRPNVGKSTLINTLLGEERVIAFDAPGTTRDSIEIDFERGGRKYVLVDTAGMRKRGKVFESIEKFSVVKTLQSIEDANVVILMVDAQADVSDQDAHIADFIVQSGRALVVAVNKWDGLDAYTREQTRQILQRKLKFLEFAKFHFISARDNIGLGNMFRSVDSAYAAAMAKMTTPRLTRVLIDAVAKQAPAKHGLFRPKPRYAHQGGSNPPIIVIHGNAVDQITDSYRRFLEHTFREAFKLQGTPLRIQFVSAKNPFADKDKK
- a CDS encoding YfgM family protein is translated as MAHYDLEEQEQIDTLKTWWKMYGNLVTSVLVAASLAVIGWQGWNWYQGGQAAKASAIYGVLEQAAAVGDAQKVKAAAGELAEKFGSTNYASLGAMLAAKQSFDAGDLKTAKTQLTWVAENGKDEVKDLARLRLAAVQLDEKAYDEAIKQLDAAHAPAFDARFQELKGDVLAAQGKKAEAKAAYKSALDKMAGKQGAGRELLQQKLDGLGEAA
- the bamB gene encoding outer membrane protein assembly factor BamB gives rise to the protein MSRQLIALFAAAGLLLSGCATISDGLDAINPFASSGPKMAPLPPLNTTAEVRTVWSTSVSKAGNYTFTPAVVGNVVYVAAANGTVSRIEDGKAVWKIDAGQPLSAGVGANGRLVVVATPKGEVLAFSAEDGKALWKARVSSEVLAAPAIGDDGVAVKSGDNQVFLLDAGDGGRKWAYQRATPPLSVRSAGSPVFADRYLFVGYPGGKLVALALQNGAPVWEGAVALPKGATELDRVADIVASPVIDGRQICAVAFQGRVACFDMGQGGAMVWSRDISSVSGLAMDGRYVFVTDDKGVVYALDRLSGSSLWKQDKLKNRRLSAPVVRRGLVVVADAEGILHFLSREDGSFAARLKTDGTPVRAPLQLLGSSVLVQTSGGSVSAIEAQ